One Streptomyces sp. NBC_00554 DNA segment encodes these proteins:
- a CDS encoding ATP/GTP-binding protein — protein MDYDDSSDPFPTALKILVAGGFGVGKTTFVGAVSEIAPLSTEELLTTVSTATDSLDGIENKVETTVAMDFGRITLDPEHVLYLFGTPGQERFWFMWDELSEGALGAVILADTRRLEDCFAAVDFFEQRGLGFIVAVNEFDGSYRYDPEEVRAAIDLDPGIPVVRCDARISSSGVQTLLVLVRHLLAHAPAPAPSHGAHM, from the coding sequence ATGGACTACGACGACAGCTCTGACCCCTTCCCCACCGCACTGAAGATCCTGGTGGCGGGAGGGTTCGGGGTCGGCAAGACGACCTTTGTCGGCGCGGTGAGCGAGATCGCGCCGCTCAGTACCGAGGAGCTGCTCACCACGGTCAGCACCGCGACCGACAGTCTCGACGGCATCGAGAACAAGGTCGAGACGACCGTGGCGATGGACTTCGGCCGCATCACCCTCGATCCGGAACACGTGCTGTATCTGTTCGGAACGCCCGGACAGGAGCGGTTCTGGTTCATGTGGGACGAGCTCTCCGAGGGTGCGCTCGGGGCGGTGATCCTCGCCGACACACGACGCCTGGAGGACTGCTTCGCGGCCGTCGACTTCTTCGAGCAGCGCGGTCTCGGCTTCATCGTCGCGGTCAACGAGTTCGACGGCTCCTACCGCTACGACCCCGAGGAGGTGCGCGCGGCCATCGACCTCGACCCCGGGATCCCCGTCGTGCGCTGCGACGCCCGGATCTCCAGCTCGGGCGTGCAGACCCTGCTCGTTCTGGTGCGGCACCTTCTGGCGCATGCGCCGGCACCCGCGCCGAGCCACGGGGCCCACATGTGA
- a CDS encoding GAF domain-containing protein encodes MSYEPARPAGRLLLTPQDKDVAARVRRLRRLGLGARAEPAFDAFADRLAEVTAVPYSMVNFIDENRQFFAGLHTPDGGDLDGGLGGELGGELGGGPGVGRYMARDYGFCPHVVVRRKALVLEDVCDYPRFAGNPVVDEIGVRSYLGAPLIDHTGIVLGTVCAVDIEPRPWGRAGLEIIKSMAAELVEQIELREGGGLPEG; translated from the coding sequence ATGAGTTATGAGCCCGCGCGTCCTGCCGGTCGTCTGCTGCTGACCCCGCAGGACAAGGACGTCGCCGCCCGGGTGCGGCGGCTGCGCAGGCTGGGCCTGGGGGCGCGCGCGGAGCCTGCCTTCGACGCCTTCGCGGACCGGCTCGCCGAGGTCACCGCCGTGCCGTACTCGATGGTCAACTTCATCGACGAGAACCGGCAGTTCTTCGCGGGCCTGCACACTCCGGACGGCGGTGACCTGGACGGTGGCCTCGGCGGAGAGCTTGGCGGGGAGCTTGGCGGTGGTCCTGGCGTGGGCCGCTATATGGCCCGCGACTATGGCTTCTGCCCCCATGTGGTGGTCCGACGCAAGGCGCTGGTCCTTGAGGACGTCTGCGACTACCCGAGGTTCGCCGGGAATCCGGTCGTCGACGAGATCGGTGTCCGTTCCTACCTCGGCGCCCCGCTGATCGACCACACGGGCATCGTCCTCGGCACGGTCTGTGCCGTCGACATCGAGCCGCGCCCGTGGGGGAGAGCGGGCCTCGAGATCATCAAGTCGATGGCGGCGGAGCTGGTCGAGCAGATCGAACTGCGGGAGGGCGGGGGGCTGCCCGAGGGGTGA
- the tdh gene encoding L-threonine 3-dehydrogenase, which produces MKALVKEKAEPGLWLVDVPEPQAGPGDVLIKVLRTGICGTDLHIRSWDGWAQQAISTPLVLGHEFVGEVVETGRDVADIKIGDRVSGEGHLVCGKCRNCQAGRRHLCRATVGLGVGRDGAFAEYVVLPAANVWVHRVPVDLDVAAIFDPFGNAVHTALSFPLVGEDVLITGAGPIGLMAAAVARHAGARNVVVTDVSEERLELARKIGASLALNVSNATIADGQRELGLREGFDIGLEMSGRPEAMRDMIANMTHGGRIAMLGLPAEEFPVDWSRIVTSMITIKGIYGREMFETWYAMSVLLEGGLDLAPVITGRYGYRDYEAAFADAASGRGGKVILDWAV; this is translated from the coding sequence GTGAAGGCGCTGGTCAAGGAGAAGGCGGAGCCCGGGCTCTGGCTCGTGGACGTTCCGGAGCCGCAGGCCGGCCCCGGCGATGTACTGATCAAGGTCCTCAGGACCGGGATCTGCGGCACCGATCTGCACATCCGGTCCTGGGACGGCTGGGCGCAACAGGCCATCAGTACGCCGCTGGTGCTCGGGCACGAGTTCGTCGGCGAGGTCGTCGAGACCGGTCGCGATGTCGCCGACATCAAGATCGGTGACCGGGTCAGTGGCGAGGGCCATCTGGTGTGCGGCAAGTGCCGCAACTGTCAGGCCGGGCGGCGCCACCTCTGCCGTGCCACGGTCGGCCTCGGCGTCGGCCGCGACGGCGCGTTCGCCGAGTACGTCGTCCTGCCCGCCGCCAATGTGTGGGTGCACCGCGTCCCCGTCGACCTCGACGTCGCCGCGATCTTCGACCCGTTCGGCAACGCCGTGCACACGGCCCTATCCTTCCCGTTGGTCGGCGAGGACGTACTGATCACCGGCGCCGGACCCATCGGCCTGATGGCCGCCGCGGTGGCCCGGCACGCGGGCGCCCGCAACGTCGTCGTCACCGACGTCAGCGAGGAGCGCCTGGAGCTCGCCCGCAAGATCGGTGCGAGCCTCGCCCTCAATGTCTCGAACGCCACGATCGCCGACGGCCAGCGTGAACTGGGGCTGCGCGAGGGCTTCGATATCGGTCTGGAGATGTCGGGACGTCCCGAGGCGATGCGCGACATGATCGCCAACATGACGCACGGCGGCCGGATCGCGATGCTCGGCCTGCCCGCCGAGGAGTTCCCGGTCGACTGGTCCCGGATCGTCACCTCCATGATCACGATCAAGGGCATCTACGGCCGCGAGATGTTCGAGACCTGGTACGCGATGTCGGTCCTCCTCGAAGGCGGCCTCGACCTCGCGCCCGTGATCACCGGCCGGTACGGCTACCGCGACTACGAGGCGGCCTTCGCCGACGCGGCGAGCGGTCGCGGCGGCAAGGTCATCCTCGACTGGGCTGTCTGA